GCTTTCCGCCTTGACCAATATCACGTGTCATGTCGCTGGCGGATTACGATTTCGTAAGGAAGGCGCACATGGTGCGATACCTTTGGGCTATAGATCCGGTCTATTCCTGTGCGCCTCGCAAAGCTGCGGCCGCAGCAATCGGGCCAACAACCAGCGACATCAGCGACAGAGCGCAGAGAATATAGAAGGGCGTGTCAAACGGAGCCGGGTCTGTGACCGCGCCAACTGAGGCGCTGACCCCGAAAATCAGGATCGGAATGGTCAGCGGCAGGATTAGGATCGATAACAAAAGGCCGCCGCGGCGCAGAATAACCGTCAGGGCCGCGCCGATTGCCCCGATCAGGGTGAGGGCCGGGGTGCCAACCAGCAAGGTGGCGGTGACCGCCGCAATGCCGACCGGTTCGAGATTGAGAAACAGCGACAGGAGCGGGGTGGCGAGCACCAGCGGCAGACCTGTGGCGATCCATTGGGCGGCGCATTTGACCAGCACCATCAATTCCAGTGGATGATCGCCAAGCAGCAGCAGATCAAGCGAGCCATCTTCCTGATCAGCCTGAAACAGTCGGTCCAACCCCAACAGGGTGGCGAGCAAAGCGCCGATCCACAAAATGGCCGGGCCAAGGCGCCCAAGCAGGTTGAGATCTGGCCCCACGGCAAAGGGGAAGACGGTGACGACGATGAGGAAGAACAACACGCCCATCAAGGCGCCGCCGCCAATGCGGACGGACAGTCTTAGTTCACGGATAAAGAGGGCACCCATCGCGCTCATGCCTTGATCTCCTCGTGTGTGTCGCTCTCTTCGGCGAATTCGTCTTTCAGGTCGTCGGCCTGATTGCGATCAAGATGCAGGCGGTCGGGATGAAGCAGCCCCAGTGGCGCATGGGTGGCGGCTATGATCATCCCGCCTTCAGTCAGATGATCGGCCATCAGCTGTTCCAGCTTGCGTTCCGAGGCGATATCCAGCGCCGAGGTCGGCTCATCCAGCAGCCACAAAGGCCGATGACAGACCAGAAGCCGGGCCAGCGACAGACGGCGGCGCTGACCGGCGGACAGGTAAGCGGCAGGCATGTCAACCAGATCGCTAAGGTCGACCAGATCGAGCGCCTCAAAGGCACTGCGGGTAGGGTGGCCATAATAGGCCTGCCAGAAATCGAGATTTTCCTTCAACGTGAAGGCGGGTTTGATGGCGTCCGCATGGCCGAAATAGTGGGCTTGCTGACCAACGGCAATTTCTCCATCGCCCCCTTCGAGATGCATGCTGCCCATATGGGCGCGGACCAGACCGGCAAGCGTGCGTAGCAGCGAGGATTTGCCAATACCATTTGGGCCGGTGACGACCAAGGCTTTGCCGCCATCCAGTGTGAAGCTGACATGTTCGAGCACCGGGCGTCCGCCCCTGATGCAACCCAGCCCGTCCACGATCAATCGCATGATGGTCCCCCGATCTTCGGCCTCGCTCTCAAGGCCTCTTTTCTTTCATCCCTAAATATCGGGCATGTCATCGCCTTGATATCCATCATATGGACGAAAAAGACCGAGCCGGAAAGGGAAAAAACGGAACCGTGGGAACTTCGGTCAGAGGGGGAAGCCTTGCCGTGTTGGGCTTGCTGGGTTTGTCAGAGTGTTGTATTTGTTTCCTTAAGTTTCATTGCAACAGGAGTTTTGATGTCCCGGTGACAGGTTGAAGCCAGTTTGGCTTTCAGATGATCGCTCTTGTGCGCAGATCTTTGCTGCAGAAGGCGGTCACGCTCTCAACATTTCTGTTTTGCCAACGGTGCCTGCAAATAGGCGACCGAACGGCACCTATATGGGACATTCAACATGATCCGACTTTACACAGATCAGGATACCGAGGCCGTTATCGCCTTGTGGCGCGCGGCCAGTGATCTGGCACATCCGTTTCTATCAACGCAATTCCAAGACCGGGCCGAAATCCTGACCCGCGACATCTATCTCAAAATGGCCGAGACCTGGGTCCATGAAGTGGACGGTGAGGTTGTTGGCTTTATCGGCCTGCTCGAGATGGAGCAAATATGGCATATTGGCGGGCTGTTTGTCCGGCCGGATTGGCATGGGCAAGGCGTGGGCCGGGCACTGGTTGATCACGCTGCCAAGCTCAAGGGGCCACTGACGGTCGATGTCTTTGTCGACAATGCCATAGGCAGGGGATTTTACAAAGCTTATGGTTTTACGGGGGATGAGCGCCATATCGATCCCCATTCCGGCTTTGAATTGCTAAGGCTCACAGTGGGCTGAATGATGTGAACCAGATAAACCCGGCCTTGTCAGAGCGTCGGGTTTATTTGCTTGCCTTGGTGGCTTGTTGTCTGACAGACTGGGCGAAACCCACCAGTTTGCCGTGAGGCCTTTCCCATGACCAGAGCTGCCCCTTCCGACGCTGATATGCGCCGGGCCGTGAAGCCCGTGATCTGTTATCCAACCGAGACTTTGCCCAAGCCCGATATGGCGCTTTATGTCAAGGCGCGCGAAGGAGCTCAAAAAGTGGCCGAGGTGATTGTTCCGCCGCGTGAGGCGGCCGCGATCGAAGTGCCTGCCGGGCATTTTCTGCGCACCGTTTCCATTGAAGGGCCACAGGTCGGTGATCTCAATCTGTTCAACAAAGCCGATCTGAGCGAGCGGCTGTTTACCGGCAAGACCCGCGCCCTGCACGGCACCCATGTGACGATTGGCGATCAACTCTGGTCGAACCTGCCCTATCTGCGCCCGATTGCCACGGTGGTTGAGGATACACTCAACTGGTATGGTATCGATGCCTATGGCGGCTCGGTGCATGATGTGATCGGCACGCGATGCGATCCCTATACGGGCAAGTTGCTTGGCGGCACCGACTATCACCATTGCTGCCATTCGAACCTGACCCGTGCCTTGGCCGATGCGCGGGGGCTGTCTCTGGAGGAGGCGGAGCGGCATGTGCATGATGTGCTCAATGTCTTCATGTGCACGGGCTTTACCCGCGATACGGGGCAATATTTCATGAAGGCAAGCCCGGTGCGCCCCGGCGACTATCTGGAATTGTTTGCCGAGATTGACCTGTTGGCGGTGCAAAGCGCCTGTCCGGGCGGGGATTGCGGTTCGGAACATACCAGCGATGTGGCAGCTT
This DNA window, taken from Cohaesibacter intestini, encodes the following:
- the ccmB gene encoding heme exporter protein CcmB; protein product: MGALFIRELRLSVRIGGGALMGVLFFLIVVTVFPFAVGPDLNLLGRLGPAILWIGALLATLLGLDRLFQADQEDGSLDLLLLGDHPLELMVLVKCAAQWIATGLPLVLATPLLSLFLNLEPVGIAAVTATLLVGTPALTLIGAIGAALTVILRRGGLLLSILILPLTIPILIFGVSASVGAVTDPAPFDTPFYILCALSLMSLVVGPIAAAAALRGAQE
- the ccmA gene encoding heme ABC exporter ATP-binding protein CcmA, with product MRLIVDGLGCIRGGRPVLEHVSFTLDGGKALVVTGPNGIGKSSLLRTLAGLVRAHMGSMHLEGGDGEIAVGQQAHYFGHADAIKPAFTLKENLDFWQAYYGHPTRSAFEALDLVDLSDLVDMPAAYLSAGQRRRLSLARLLVCHRPLWLLDEPTSALDIASERKLEQLMADHLTEGGMIIAATHAPLGLLHPDRLHLDRNQADDLKDEFAEESDTHEEIKA
- a CDS encoding GNAT family N-acetyltransferase codes for the protein MIRLYTDQDTEAVIALWRAASDLAHPFLSTQFQDRAEILTRDIYLKMAETWVHEVDGEVVGFIGLLEMEQIWHIGGLFVRPDWHGQGVGRALVDHAAKLKGPLTVDVFVDNAIGRGFYKAYGFTGDERHIDPHSGFELLRLTVG
- a CDS encoding urea carboxylase-associated family protein, producing the protein MTRAAPSDADMRRAVKPVICYPTETLPKPDMALYVKAREGAQKVAEVIVPPREAAAIEVPAGHFLRTVSIEGPQVGDLNLFNKADLSERLFTGKTRALHGTHVTIGDQLWSNLPYLRPIATVVEDTLNWYGIDAYGGSVHDVIGTRCDPYTGKLLGGTDYHHCCHSNLTRALADARGLSLEEAERHVHDVLNVFMCTGFTRDTGQYFMKASPVRPGDYLELFAEIDLLAVQSACPGGDCGSEHTSDVAACHPLLMEIYKPRDGVLEGWTSPALNAYDRSHGR